A section of the Bacillota bacterium genome encodes:
- the alaS gene encoding alanine--tRNA ligase translates to MYREFFIGKGHKPLPSASLIPRNDPTLLLTGAGMVPFKPYFLGTAKPESQRVTTCQKCVRTLDIDNVGKTARHLTFFEMLGNFSFGDYFKKEAIPWAWEFVTRHLGLTEDRLWVTIYLDDDEAFEIWNKDVGVASERIKRFGKKDNFWEIGVGPCGPCSEIHVDRGEEFGCGRPGCELGCDCDRFMEIWNLVFIQFHHDEAGNYIPLERKGIDTGMGLDRVAAVMQGVPTVFDTDAVSPVTRAVAELGGVVYGERGRRKGDSEHGRDADVSVRIITDHARAVTFLVADGVLPANEGRGYVLRRLIRRAVRHGRLLGITRAFLADVADVITSVMGGVYPELVERRDHIRKTLSIEEERFIDRLDQGTSILQDVIEGLRSAGKNEVPGEEAFRLYDTFGFPAELTREIAQESGMTVDEAGFAAAMKEQRERARAARQDLGYMGDLSTAKAQALSGLSTKFVGYETTSTDARVSALFVDGEPVSRADIGQTVEIVLDVTPFYGEAGGQVGDSGTITGQAGRARVTTAVRASDAITVHNATVEDGGIAVGDVVKAEVDGERRLAIARNHTATHLLHAALRRVLGDHVFQSGSLVADDRLRFDFSHHSAMTDEEIRKVEDMVLGWVLADVPVRPVEMTLDEAKAIGAMALFGEKYGERVRVVGIADCSNELCGGTHVGRTGEIGLVKILSETAVAAGVRRVEAVTGRAALEFLRSQQTLLERASEEVRSRPEELPQKLARMAQELRAREKEIESLRAKMTLSQVDALLAGAVEVDGAKIVVAETEIFDPAALRELADGLRARVHSGAVVLGSRSSGKVLFVATVTKDLIDRGLRAGDIVKAAAEVAGGGGGGRPDMAQAGGRDVTKLKDALGKAMATIERALLH, encoded by the coding sequence ATGTACAGGGAGTTCTTCATCGGGAAAGGGCACAAGCCTCTGCCCAGTGCCTCGCTCATACCGAGGAACGACCCGACGCTTCTCCTGACAGGGGCTGGCATGGTCCCCTTCAAGCCCTATTTCCTTGGCACGGCGAAGCCCGAATCGCAGCGAGTGACGACGTGTCAGAAGTGCGTGCGGACCCTGGACATAGATAACGTCGGGAAGACGGCTCGCCACCTAACGTTCTTCGAGATGCTGGGCAACTTCTCGTTCGGCGACTACTTCAAGAAAGAAGCGATCCCATGGGCCTGGGAGTTCGTCACCAGGCACCTGGGCCTGACGGAGGACAGGCTGTGGGTGACGATATACCTTGACGATGACGAAGCATTCGAGATTTGGAACAAGGATGTGGGGGTCGCGTCGGAGCGCATTAAGCGCTTTGGGAAGAAGGACAACTTCTGGGAGATAGGCGTAGGTCCCTGCGGCCCGTGCTCCGAGATACACGTGGACAGGGGCGAGGAGTTCGGCTGCGGAAGGCCCGGATGCGAGCTTGGCTGCGATTGTGACAGGTTCATGGAGATATGGAACCTCGTATTCATACAGTTCCATCACGACGAGGCGGGCAACTACATTCCACTGGAGCGGAAGGGCATCGATACCGGGATGGGGCTTGATCGGGTAGCCGCGGTCATGCAGGGCGTGCCCACGGTGTTCGACACAGACGCCGTGTCTCCCGTGACTCGTGCGGTCGCTGAGTTGGGTGGAGTCGTGTACGGGGAGCGAGGCCGGCGGAAAGGCGACAGCGAGCACGGAAGAGACGCAGACGTTTCGGTGAGGATCATCACCGACCACGCGCGAGCTGTGACCTTTCTGGTGGCTGACGGGGTGCTGCCTGCCAACGAAGGAAGAGGATACGTTCTACGAAGGCTGATTCGGCGCGCCGTGCGCCACGGAAGGCTCCTTGGCATCACGCGGGCGTTCCTCGCCGACGTCGCGGACGTCATAACCTCCGTCATGGGCGGAGTGTACCCGGAGCTCGTGGAGAGAAGAGATCACATACGCAAGACCCTGTCCATCGAGGAAGAGCGGTTCATTGACAGACTAGACCAGGGTACCAGCATCCTTCAGGATGTCATTGAGGGTCTCAGGAGTGCGGGAAAGAACGAGGTCCCCGGGGAGGAAGCGTTCAGGCTTTACGACACGTTTGGCTTTCCTGCGGAGCTCACGCGGGAGATCGCCCAAGAGAGCGGCATGACCGTGGATGAGGCGGGGTTTGCCGCCGCCATGAAAGAGCAACGCGAGCGGGCGCGCGCTGCACGGCAGGATCTCGGGTACATGGGCGATCTGTCCACGGCGAAGGCACAAGCTCTGTCCGGGCTTTCCACGAAGTTCGTTGGGTACGAGACGACTTCGACGGACGCGAGGGTGTCAGCGCTCTTCGTCGACGGCGAGCCTGTGAGCCGCGCGGACATAGGGCAAACCGTGGAGATCGTGCTCGACGTCACGCCCTTCTACGGGGAAGCCGGCGGGCAGGTGGGAGACTCGGGGACCATAACGGGGCAAGCTGGAAGGGCCCGGGTCACGACGGCCGTTCGGGCGTCGGATGCTATCACAGTGCACAACGCCACTGTCGAGGACGGCGGCATCGCCGTGGGCGACGTGGTGAAGGCAGAGGTTGACGGGGAACGCCGCCTCGCGATAGCCCGAAACCACACTGCCACGCACCTCCTGCATGCCGCGCTCCGGAGAGTTCTCGGTGATCATGTGTTCCAGTCCGGCTCTCTCGTTGCTGACGACCGGCTCAGGTTTGATTTCTCCCATCACTCGGCAATGACGGACGAAGAGATTCGCAAGGTGGAAGACATGGTCCTGGGCTGGGTGCTGGCAGACGTGCCTGTCCGACCGGTGGAAATGACGCTCGATGAGGCCAAGGCCATAGGGGCCATGGCATTGTTCGGCGAGAAGTACGGTGAACGGGTTCGTGTCGTTGGGATAGCTGATTGCAGCAACGAGCTGTGTGGCGGCACGCATGTCGGCCGCACGGGCGAGATCGGGCTTGTGAAGATCTTGTCGGAGACCGCGGTGGCCGCAGGGGTTCGACGTGTGGAAGCCGTGACAGGAAGGGCCGCCCTCGAGTTCCTGAGGTCGCAGCAGACGCTGCTGGAGAGGGCGTCGGAAGAGGTCAGAAGCCGACCCGAGGAGCTTCCGCAGAAACTGGCCAGGATGGCCCAGGAGCTCCGCGCACGTGAGAAAGAGATTGAGTCACTTCGAGCGAAGATGACTCTGTCGCAGGTGGACGCGCTCCTCGCGGGCGCGGTCGAGGTCGATGGAGCCAAGATCGTCGTGGCCGAGACGGAGATCTTCGACCCGGCCGCGCTGCGCGAGCTGGCAGACGGTCTTCGAGCTCGGGTCCACTCGGGTGCCGTGGTCCTCGGGTCTCGATCCTCGGGTAAGGTGCTGTTTGTGGCGACGGTCACCAAAGATCTCATAGACAGAGGCCTGCGCGCGGGCGACATCGTCAAGGCCGCGGCTGAAGTTGCTGGCGGAGGCGGTGGCGGACGTCCTGACATGGCACAGGCGGGCGGAAGGGACGTCACCAAGCTGAAGGACGCGCTGGGGAAAGCGATGGCTACGATAGAGCGGGCGCTACTGCACTGA
- a CDS encoding AI-2E family transporter, which produces MPENDADRSVTPRGREWVSRALPWLLHVLLVAAVALFLFRVRAVLAPFVLALGLSYLMNPLVTYLEKRGAPRSAGTLVVYVGFTLCVTLVGVYLFPRLLTQLETLTDVLPEQAQRVQARLVAFYTRFNRFNIPEPLKGAVDDGIRRAEEGVADFARRFVSALPGLLPKMTMLILVPVLAFYFTMDFPEIKMWLLSWIPSRWRSEVVGLLIEVDQALGSFVRGQILVSAVVGVLIFLGLSIIGVDFALVIGIVAGIFNIVPYFGPVIGAIPAVISALLESPVLVIYVIILFVLVNQLESAVVGPNILGEQVGLHPVAVIFSVLAGGHLFGVTGILLAVPAAAVVKVILRYLHDRLVS; this is translated from the coding sequence ATGCCTGAGAACGATGCAGATAGGAGTGTCACCCCCCGAGGGCGTGAATGGGTGTCCCGGGCCCTGCCATGGCTCCTCCACGTGCTCCTGGTCGCGGCCGTAGCGTTGTTCCTGTTCCGGGTGAGGGCCGTGCTCGCGCCGTTCGTTCTCGCGTTGGGCCTCTCGTATCTCATGAATCCCCTGGTAACCTACTTGGAAAAGCGGGGAGCGCCAAGAAGCGCCGGCACCCTGGTAGTGTACGTGGGCTTCACGCTCTGCGTCACTCTTGTGGGCGTATACCTGTTTCCCAGGCTACTCACGCAGCTCGAGACTCTCACCGACGTGCTGCCCGAACAGGCTCAGCGGGTTCAAGCGAGGCTCGTCGCGTTCTACACGAGGTTCAACAGGTTCAACATACCAGAGCCTCTGAAAGGCGCGGTGGACGACGGCATCCGAAGGGCCGAGGAAGGGGTGGCGGACTTCGCGAGACGTTTCGTGAGCGCTCTTCCCGGCCTCCTGCCCAAGATGACCATGCTCATTCTCGTTCCTGTCCTGGCCTTCTACTTCACAATGGATTTCCCCGAGATCAAGATGTGGCTCTTGTCGTGGATACCCTCGAGATGGCGCAGCGAAGTGGTGGGCTTGCTCATCGAGGTGGATCAGGCACTGGGATCGTTCGTCAGGGGGCAGATCCTGGTGTCTGCGGTGGTCGGCGTGCTCATTTTCTTGGGACTGTCCATCATCGGGGTGGACTTCGCGTTGGTGATCGGGATCGTTGCCGGGATCTTCAACATCGTGCCCTATTTCGGCCCCGTGATAGGGGCCATCCCCGCCGTCATCTCCGCCCTGCTGGAGTCGCCGGTGCTCGTGATCTATGTGATAATCCTGTTCGTCCTCGTGAACCAGCTCGAGAGCGCCGTGGTCGGACCGAACATCCTCGGTGAGCAGGTGGGCCTTCATCCAGTTGCAGTGATATTCTCCGTCCTCGCGGGCGGTCACCTCTTCGGGGTCACAGGGATCCTCCTGGCAGTGCCAGCCGCGGCAGTCGTGAAGGTCATACTCAGATACCTCCATGACAGGCTGGTCTCGTGA
- the mnmA gene encoding tRNA 2-thiouridine(34) synthase MnmA has protein sequence MSRAPGAEKVGGRERVLVAMSGGVDSSVAAAVLKERGFEVIGATMQVWPGFLPVGESEGGCCSLAAIEDARRVAAIIGIPYYVLNFRERFEEEVITYFAREYASGRTPNPCIRCNQRIKFGHLLRKAREMGAAFVATGHYARVRKDPETGRWLLLRAKDPQKDQTYVLYSMTQDELAHTLFPIGDFTKDEVRGMAASLGLPVAEKRESQEICFIPDNDYRRFLREYLPGIAKHGPILDLDGNVVGEHEGVAFYTIGQRKGLGIASAEPLYVVDIDPAENAVVVGKAGDLLDAGLVAQGLNWIPFDRLEAPIRVEAKIRYRTPGVSATVAPVSEAAARWDERAGPELSQVGPLRDEVGEAGPAEAAETVEVRFVTPQRAATPGQSVVFYDGDVVVGGGVISKRLRASWRRAGADRR, from the coding sequence GTGAGTCGCGCGCCTGGGGCTGAGAAGGTGGGCGGGCGGGAGCGCGTGCTCGTCGCGATGAGCGGCGGGGTCGACAGCTCCGTCGCGGCGGCCGTGCTCAAAGAGAGGGGCTTCGAGGTCATCGGTGCGACCATGCAGGTGTGGCCGGGGTTTCTGCCGGTAGGCGAGAGCGAAGGCGGATGCTGCTCGCTGGCAGCGATCGAGGACGCGCGCCGGGTAGCCGCCATTATAGGCATTCCGTATTATGTGCTGAATTTCCGGGAGAGGTTTGAGGAAGAGGTAATAACATACTTCGCGCGAGAGTACGCATCCGGCCGCACGCCGAATCCCTGCATAAGGTGCAACCAGCGCATCAAGTTCGGGCATCTTCTCCGCAAGGCAAGAGAGATGGGAGCCGCCTTCGTCGCCACGGGACATTACGCCAGGGTTCGCAAGGACCCCGAGACGGGGCGGTGGCTGCTGCTCAGAGCCAAGGATCCGCAAAAGGATCAGACGTACGTACTGTACTCGATGACCCAGGACGAGCTTGCCCACACGCTCTTTCCAATCGGCGACTTCACCAAGGACGAGGTCCGCGGCATGGCAGCGTCTCTTGGGCTTCCCGTTGCGGAAAAGCGTGAGAGCCAGGAGATATGCTTCATTCCGGACAACGACTACAGGCGCTTCCTGAGAGAATACCTCCCAGGGATCGCAAAGCACGGGCCCATCCTCGATCTCGATGGGAACGTCGTTGGCGAGCACGAGGGCGTGGCGTTCTATACGATCGGCCAGCGTAAAGGCCTCGGGATCGCCTCGGCGGAGCCATTGTACGTCGTCGACATCGACCCGGCCGAGAACGCCGTGGTAGTGGGCAAAGCCGGCGATCTCCTGGACGCGGGGCTCGTGGCGCAAGGCCTCAACTGGATACCCTTCGACAGGCTCGAAGCACCGATAAGAGTGGAGGCCAAGATCAGGTACCGCACTCCGGGCGTCAGCGCGACGGTGGCGCCGGTGTCAGAGGCCGCGGCGCGGTGGGACGAGCGAGCAGGCCCTGAGCTAAGTCAAGTGGGCCCCCTCCGTGATGAAGTGGGCGAAGCGGGCCCGGCCGAGGCGGCGGAGACGGTGGAGGTGCGCTTCGTAACCCCACAGAGAGCCGCCACGCCCGGGCAATCAGTGGTGTTCTACGACGGGGACGTCGTGGTAGGCGGTGGTGTCATATCCAAACGGCTACGCGCATCATGGCGACGAGCCGGAGCCGACCGCAGGTGA
- the nifU gene encoding Fe-S cluster assembly scaffold protein NifU — MYSQKVMDHFTNPRNVGEVENPDGVGMVGNPICGDVMKLSIKVEDNRIVEAKFKTFGCGAAIATSSMVTELVKGKTLEEAMEISNKAVAEALDGLPANKMHCSNLAADALHKAIEDYLAKKRAVAPEGEKRLVAGESR; from the coding sequence GTGTACTCACAGAAGGTGATGGACCACTTCACGAACCCAAGGAACGTGGGGGAAGTGGAGAATCCCGACGGAGTGGGTATGGTTGGCAATCCGATCTGTGGCGATGTCATGAAGCTGTCCATAAAGGTTGAGGACAACAGGATAGTAGAGGCCAAGTTCAAGACCTTCGGGTGCGGCGCGGCCATTGCCACGAGCAGCATGGTGACGGAGCTGGTCAAGGGCAAGACGCTCGAAGAGGCCATGGAGATATCCAACAAGGCGGTGGCGGAGGCCCTGGACGGACTCCCCGCCAACAAGATGCACTGCTCGAACCTTGCGGCGGACGCGCTCCACAAGGCAATCGAGGACTACTTGGCGAAAAAGCGCGCCGTCGCCCCCGAGGGCGAGAAGAGGCTTGTGGCTGGCGAGAGTCGGTGA
- the nifS gene encoding cysteine desulfurase NifS, whose product MRTIYFDNAATTQPRREVVQAMLPYLGDEYGNPSSIYGIARVSRAALDGARERVAAILGADPKEIVFTGSGTEADNTAIKGVAFANRERGNHIITSSIEHHAVLDSVKRLEKHGFRATYLPVDAYGMVDPADVEAAITDKTILISIMHANNEVGTIEPIEEIAEIAKRHGVYLHTDAVQTAGHIPIDVKRLGVDLLSLSAHKFYGPKGVGALYVRRGVRMERYIDGGAQERNRRAGTENVAGIVGLAKALELAAEEMDAEMERVSRLRDRLIQGVMNRIGHVRLNGHPTRRLPGNASFCFEFIEGESLLLNLDMLGVCGSSGSACTSGSLEPSHVLLAMGVPHEVAHGSLRLTLGRYNTEEEVDYVLGHLPAIVEKLRAMSPFGQELGSATGACDKCAGAPEPAAKH is encoded by the coding sequence GTGAGGACTATATACTTTGACAATGCGGCCACCACCCAGCCCCGCCGGGAAGTGGTCCAAGCTATGTTGCCGTACCTTGGCGACGAGTACGGAAACCCGTCGAGCATTTACGGGATAGCCCGCGTTTCAAGAGCCGCCTTGGATGGAGCGCGCGAAAGGGTCGCGGCGATCCTGGGAGCTGACCCGAAGGAGATAGTATTCACGGGGAGCGGCACCGAGGCGGACAACACGGCGATCAAAGGGGTGGCCTTCGCCAACAGGGAGAGGGGCAACCACATAATAACGTCGTCCATCGAGCACCACGCGGTCCTCGATAGCGTGAAGCGCCTGGAAAAGCACGGGTTCCGCGCGACATACCTCCCAGTGGACGCATACGGGATGGTCGACCCCGCTGACGTTGAGGCGGCCATAACCGACAAGACGATTCTCATCTCGATAATGCACGCCAACAACGAGGTGGGCACGATCGAGCCCATCGAGGAGATAGCGGAGATCGCGAAAAGGCACGGCGTTTACCTCCACACCGACGCCGTCCAGACCGCGGGGCACATACCCATCGACGTGAAGCGCCTGGGCGTGGACCTGCTGTCTCTCTCAGCACACAAGTTCTACGGCCCAAAGGGTGTTGGGGCGCTCTACGTCAGGCGGGGCGTGCGGATGGAGCGGTATATCGACGGCGGCGCACAGGAACGCAACAGAAGGGCGGGCACCGAGAACGTGGCGGGCATCGTGGGACTCGCGAAAGCGCTCGAGCTCGCCGCCGAGGAAATGGACGCCGAGATGGAGCGGGTATCCCGGTTGCGCGACCGTCTGATTCAAGGGGTAATGAACCGCATCGGGCATGTGAGGCTGAACGGACATCCGACCAGGCGGCTCCCAGGAAACGCGAGCTTCTGCTTCGAGTTCATCGAGGGCGAATCGCTTCTTCTGAACCTAGACATGCTTGGCGTGTGCGGGTCGAGCGGGTCCGCGTGCACGTCGGGGTCGCTCGAGCCATCTCACGTGCTGCTAGCCATGGGCGTTCCCCACGAAGTCGCGCACGGCTCGCTCAGGCTGACGCTAGGCCGCTACAACACGGAAGAGGAAGTTGACTACGTCCTCGGGCACTTGCCGGCGATAGTGGAGAAGCTGCGGGCGATGTCCCCGTTCGGACAAGAGCTCGGATCGGCGACAGGCGCTTGCGACAAGTGCGCCGGAGCGCCCGAGCCCGCCGCCAAGCACTAG
- a CDS encoding Rrf2 family transcriptional regulator encodes MRLSTRGRYGVRAMYDLALRYGEGPVSLKSTAERQDVSEHYLEQLMAGLRRAGLVTSSRGAQGGYELARPPSQITIGDIVRVLEGPIDPAECVADGDPAETCERADECTMRLVWKKLKDCMNRVLDSISLSDLCDEAAGFAAGRCGSCKAAPGCASVSVGTRGDARARSEGVS; translated from the coding sequence GTGAGGCTGTCCACGCGGGGCAGGTACGGCGTGCGGGCAATGTACGACCTTGCCCTCCGCTACGGTGAAGGCCCCGTTTCCCTGAAATCCACCGCGGAGCGTCAGGATGTCTCCGAGCACTACCTCGAGCAGCTCATGGCGGGCTTGCGGCGCGCCGGCCTCGTGACGAGCTCGCGAGGTGCGCAGGGCGGCTACGAGCTCGCGAGGCCTCCGTCGCAGATCACCATCGGCGACATAGTGAGGGTGCTCGAGGGACCCATAGACCCAGCTGAATGCGTGGCCGACGGAGACCCGGCGGAAACGTGCGAGCGAGCGGATGAGTGCACTATGCGTCTCGTGTGGAAGAAGCTCAAGGACTGCATGAACAGGGTGCTTGACTCCATCAGCCTCAGTGACCTCTGCGACGAGGCTGCGGGATTCGCCGCCGGACGGTGCGGATCGTGCAAAGCGGCGCCGGGCTGCGCTAGCGTATCCGTGGGAACACGAGGGGATGCCCGGGCCCGATCGGAGGGCGTCTCTTGA
- a CDS encoding AAA family ATPase, whose protein sequence is MFGREARETLRRDAPLAARMRPRNLDEFVGQDHIIGPGRLLRRAIEADRLASIILYGPPGTGKTTLAMVIANMTRAHFEQVNAVTAGVADIRRVAAEAEQRLGMHGKRTILFIDEVHRFNRSQQDVLLPAVENGIVIFIGATTENPFFEVNAPLVSRSRVFRLEPLTNADIAAILRRALEDSERGLGGLSVEIDDDAFDHIVSMANGDARSALNAIELAVLTTPPDARGVRRITLQVAEDSIQRRALAYDRDGDAHYDTISAFIKSMRGSDPDAAIYWLARMVEAGEDPEFIARRILVQAAEDVGCADPHALLVACAACWAVRFVGWPEAKLPLAQAAIYVATAPKSNAACVAIGRATEDVRKERSGEVPAHLRDASYGSAARLGHGVGYKYPHDFPGHFVTQQYLPDTLLGRVYYEPSSNGYERQIADRLAKWRGAVRANE, encoded by the coding sequence ATGTTCGGTCGCGAGGCTAGGGAGACGTTGCGGCGCGATGCGCCGCTCGCTGCGCGGATGCGTCCGAGGAACCTGGACGAGTTCGTCGGACAAGATCACATCATTGGCCCTGGCAGGCTTCTTCGGAGGGCCATCGAGGCGGACCGGCTTGCGTCCATAATCCTATATGGGCCGCCGGGGACCGGCAAGACAACCCTTGCAATGGTGATCGCGAACATGACAAGAGCCCACTTCGAGCAGGTCAACGCGGTCACGGCAGGCGTAGCCGACATAAGACGGGTCGCGGCCGAGGCGGAGCAAAGGCTGGGGATGCACGGGAAGAGAACCATTCTGTTCATCGACGAGGTTCACAGGTTCAACCGATCCCAGCAAGACGTGCTCCTTCCCGCGGTGGAGAACGGAATCGTCATCTTCATCGGAGCCACCACGGAGAACCCCTTCTTCGAGGTCAACGCGCCCCTCGTGTCCAGGTCGCGGGTGTTCCGGCTGGAACCGCTCACAAATGCGGACATTGCCGCTATCCTCCGCCGTGCCCTCGAAGACAGCGAGCGCGGATTGGGAGGGTTGTCCGTTGAGATCGATGATGACGCCTTCGATCACATAGTCAGCATGGCGAACGGCGACGCGCGATCCGCTTTGAACGCCATCGAGCTCGCGGTTCTCACCACGCCTCCTGACGCGCGCGGCGTCCGGCGGATCACTCTCCAGGTGGCGGAGGACTCCATCCAGAGACGCGCTCTCGCATACGATCGCGACGGCGACGCGCACTACGACACAATATCCGCCTTCATCAAGAGCATGAGGGGATCAGACCCTGATGCGGCGATTTACTGGCTTGCACGGATGGTGGAAGCTGGCGAGGACCCCGAATTCATCGCCAGGCGAATACTGGTACAGGCAGCCGAGGACGTGGGGTGTGCGGACCCGCACGCCCTTCTCGTCGCGTGTGCCGCATGCTGGGCAGTGAGGTTTGTGGGATGGCCCGAGGCAAAGCTGCCCTTGGCCCAGGCCGCCATCTACGTTGCCACCGCCCCGAAGAGCAATGCAGCGTGTGTCGCCATCGGGCGCGCGACCGAGGACGTGAGGAAAGAACGGTCGGGAGAGGTGCCTGCTCACCTAAGGGACGCCTCGTACGGGAGTGCCGCTCGGCTTGGCCACGGCGTCGGGTACAAGTATCCCCATGACTTCCCAGGTCACTTCGTAACGCAGCAGTATCTTCCCGATACCCTCCTCGGTAGGGTGTACTATGAACCGTCGTCGAACGGGTACGAAAGGCAGATCGCGGACCGTCTCGCCAAATGGCGAGGGGCAGTGAGAGCGAACGAATAG
- the aspS gene encoding aspartate--tRNA ligase — translation MQKRTHMAGELSERVVGERVTVAGWVARRRDLGGLVFIDLRDRSGLVQIVFNPMVARDAHDTAEKLGSEDVILVWGTVERRPPGTENPSIPTGTVDVVADGVEVLSKSKTPPFYIAEDLDADELLRLRYRYLDLRRPDMQRNLIFRHKLTMAVRRFLDSRGFIEVETPMFIKSTPEGARDYVVPSRLNPGKFYALPQSPQLFKQLLMVAGFDRYFQIARCFRDEDLRADRQPEFTQIDIEMSFADRDDVLALTEDMMAACMEETLGLRVATPFPRLSYAEAMERYGSDKPDTRFGMELFDIGKAVGGSAFRVFRDAVAGGGKVAAIVAPGCAGFSRRDIDELEELAKTFGAKGLVSIAVSQGEGGGLQFRSAVGKFLSDAELQEIARLTRAADQDLILISAGPRPVVQNVLGRLRLHLGSRLGMIPQDTIGFAWVVDFPLLEFSEEEGRIVAVHHPFTAPLGEDLDLLETSPLEVRANMYDLVMNGVELGSGSIRVHRRDIQERIFRALGLGPQEAQDKFGFLLEAFEYGAPPHGGIALGFDRVVMLLAGRKTIRDVIAFPKTQRAVCPMTGAPGPVSREQLKELHIEVVDAERAAAAGDAQES, via the coding sequence ATGCAGAAGAGGACGCACATGGCAGGGGAGCTTTCCGAGCGTGTCGTTGGGGAGAGGGTTACGGTGGCCGGGTGGGTTGCCAGGCGAAGGGATCTGGGAGGTCTCGTGTTCATCGACCTTAGGGACCGCTCAGGGCTCGTCCAGATCGTGTTCAACCCAATGGTGGCGAGGGACGCCCACGACACAGCGGAGAAACTGGGCAGCGAGGACGTCATCTTGGTCTGGGGCACGGTCGAAAGGCGCCCGCCCGGGACCGAGAACCCGTCGATCCCCACCGGGACGGTCGATGTCGTGGCCGATGGGGTCGAGGTCCTATCCAAGTCGAAGACTCCTCCATTCTACATCGCGGAGGATCTCGACGCGGACGAGTTGCTCCGGCTTCGGTACAGGTACCTCGACCTCCGCAGGCCTGACATGCAGCGCAACCTCATCTTCAGGCACAAGCTCACCATGGCCGTGCGGCGGTTCCTTGATTCGCGGGGGTTCATCGAGGTTGAGACGCCGATGTTCATCAAGAGCACGCCCGAGGGAGCGCGGGACTATGTCGTGCCCAGCAGGCTCAACCCAGGCAAGTTCTACGCCCTGCCGCAGTCGCCGCAGCTTTTCAAGCAGCTTCTCATGGTGGCCGGGTTCGACCGCTATTTCCAGATCGCGCGGTGCTTTCGAGACGAGGACCTCAGGGCCGACCGGCAACCGGAATTCACGCAGATAGACATCGAGATGTCTTTCGCGGATCGCGACGACGTGCTAGCCCTAACTGAGGACATGATGGCCGCATGCATGGAGGAAACCCTGGGGCTCCGCGTGGCTACGCCTTTCCCGCGGCTGTCCTACGCGGAAGCCATGGAAAGGTATGGATCGGACAAGCCCGACACGAGGTTCGGCATGGAGCTGTTCGACATCGGCAAGGCTGTGGGGGGATCAGCGTTCAGGGTGTTCCGCGACGCCGTGGCGGGAGGCGGCAAGGTGGCTGCCATAGTGGCGCCGGGCTGCGCGGGCTTTTCGCGCAGGGACATCGATGAGCTCGAGGAATTGGCGAAGACGTTCGGTGCCAAGGGGCTCGTGTCGATCGCGGTGTCCCAGGGCGAGGGGGGCGGTCTCCAGTTCCGCTCAGCCGTCGGCAAATTCCTGTCCGATGCGGAGCTTCAGGAGATAGCGCGGCTGACTCGCGCTGCAGACCAGGATCTCATCCTGATCTCAGCCGGGCCCCGCCCCGTGGTTCAGAACGTCTTGGGCCGGTTGCGCCTTCACCTGGGATCGAGGCTGGGCATGATTCCCCAAGACACGATCGGATTCGCATGGGTCGTCGACTTTCCCCTGCTGGAGTTCAGCGAGGAGGAGGGGAGGATCGTGGCGGTTCACCACCCGTTCACGGCCCCACTGGGCGAGGATCTTGACCTCCTCGAGACGAGTCCCTTGGAAGTGCGCGCCAACATGTACGACCTTGTCATGAACGGAGTGGAGCTCGGGAGTGGGAGCATAAGGGTGCATCGGCGCGACATTCAGGAGAGGATATTCAGGGCTCTCGGCCTCGGACCGCAGGAAGCGCAGGACAAGTTCGGGTTCCTGCTGGAAGCGTTCGAGTACGGCGCGCCACCTCACGGCGGCATCGCGCTTGGGTTCGACCGGGTAGTGATGCTCCTCGCAGGCCGCAAGACCATACGAGATGTCATCGCGTTCCCCAAGACGCAGCGCGCCGTATGCCCGATGACAGGGGCGCCAGGACCGGTATCCCGAGAACAGCTCAAAGAGCTTCACATAGAGGTCGTAGACGCGGAGAGAGCTGCCGCTGCCGGTGACGCGCAAGAATCTTGA